One Melanotaenia boesemani isolate fMelBoe1 chromosome 8, fMelBoe1.pri, whole genome shotgun sequence DNA segment encodes these proteins:
- the LOC121644317 gene encoding zinc finger protein 3-like — MKEEEEEVSIEEKNHNLSSLPAENQYQDRPHDEEEGGPSEGLSAHQTPTVDKQHRCDCGKSFRWLYKLKRHQRIHTGEKPYACDRCGKSFSLLGSLKLHQRIHTGEKLTWLGSLKQHQCIPSKETLLPPL, encoded by the exons atgaaggaggaagaggaggaagtttCGATTGAGGAGAAAAACCATAATCTGTCTTCCCTGCCAGCAGAA AATCAATATCAAGACAGGCctcatgatgaagaggaaggtggCCCCAGTGAAGGACTGTCGGCTCATCAGACCCCAACTGTGGACAAACAACACCGCTGTGATTGTGGAAAATCCTTCAGGTGGCTGTACAAACTGAAACGACATCAGCGCATCCACACCGGAGAAAAGCCGTACGCCTGTGACCGGTGTGGAAAGAGTTTCAGCCTGTTGGGAAGTCTGAAACTACATCAGCGCATCCACACCGGAGAAAAGCTTACCTGGTTGGGAAGTCTGAAACAACATCAGTGCATCCCCAGTAAAGAAACTCTTCTCCCACCTCTGTGA